The region TTCAGGAGATTTGCTATGAACTCTTGTGTTCCCTATCTTTTTTAAACCCAATGCTTTTAAGGTTTTTCTATGAACTGGGATAGTTCCAATTGCACTTTTTACTTGTGTAACTTTAATTTTTTCCATTTTTAAATCTCTCCTTGACCAAAGAGTTTCTTTAGAGGAATCCCGCGTTTTTTAGCCGCTATAACTGGAGTTTCTAACTTTTTGAGAGCTTCAAAAGTAGCTTTCACAATGTTTAAAGGATTTCCTGAGCCATAAGACTTAGTCAATATATCTTGAACACCAGCTTTTTCTACTACAGAGCGAACTGATTCTCCTGCAATAATTCCAGTTCCAGGAGAAGAAGGTCTGAGGTACACTCTCGCAGACTTAAATTTTCCTACAACTTCGTGAGGAATTGTATGACCTATGATATTGATTGTAAATAGGTTTTTTTTAGCAGATTCAATAGATTTTCGGATAGCATCAGGTACTTCATTTGCTTTCCCAAATCCTATTCCAATTCGATTTTTTGAATCTCCTACGACAGTTAAAGCGTTAAAAGAAAATCTACGACCACCTTTTACAACTTTTGCTACGCGATCAATTTTTACAACTTTCTCGCTAAACTCTTTTACTTCATCATCCATGTATGCCATTTAAAACTCCAATCCTTCTTTTCTTGCTGATTCCGCAAAAGCGGCTAATTTACCATGATAGATAATACCAGATCTATCTAACATTACTTTGCTTATACCCTTACTCTTTGCTCTTTCAGCGATTAACTTACCAAGCTCAGTTGCCGCTTGTTTATTTTTCTTTGAAAACCCTTGTATTGGGAAAGTTTTTTCAGAGGATACAGCGTAAGCAATTGTAGTGCCTACTTTGTCATCAATCACTTGTGCAATTAAATAACGATTGGTCTTATTGAAAACTAAA is a window of Leptospiraceae bacterium DNA encoding:
- the rpmD gene encoding 50S ribosomal protein L30, which translates into the protein MEKIKVTQVKSAIGTIPVHRKTLKALGLKKIGNTRVHSKSPEIMGMIRSVNYLVSVEKA
- the rpsE gene encoding 30S ribosomal protein S5 — translated: MAYMDDEVKEFSEKVVKIDRVAKVVKGGRRFSFNALTVVGDSKNRIGIGFGKANEVPDAIRKSIESAKKNLFTINIIGHTIPHEVVGKFKSARVYLRPSSPGTGIIAGESVRSVVEKAGVQDILTKSYGSGNPLNIVKATFEALKKLETPVIAAKKRGIPLKKLFGQGEI
- a CDS encoding 50S ribosomal protein L18; amino-acid sequence: MINKQKHRAGQERRIERARFKLKTNGDRPRLVFNKTNRYLIAQVIDDKVGTTIAYAVSSEKTFPIQGFSKKNKQAATELGKLIAERAKSKGISKVMLDRSGIIYHGKLAAFAESARKEGLEF